A single window of Vigna unguiculata cultivar IT97K-499-35 chromosome 1, ASM411807v1, whole genome shotgun sequence DNA harbors:
- the LOC114190470 gene encoding alpha-L-arabinofuranosidase 1-like, whose product MASCSSKASLHVMFYFLFAIYFLSFEHCCVDANSTLIVHNATTVSSKTIPIPDTFLGVFVEEINHACAGGLWAELVRNKGFEVRGPNNTLNVWSIIGNESFISVSINDSSCFERNKAALQMEVHCNDKNPCPSGGVGISNPGYWGMNIEQGKRYKVVYHIKSEGEEGDFNFQLSFTGVGVIEVSSNITQVPEDGKWRKVETEVEAKATNHYSSLQITTSKGGSYLFDQISVMPLDTYMGHGFRKDLFQMVADLKPKFMRFPGGTYVEGYHLQNKYQWKDTIGAWEERPGHNNDIWNYWSDDGIGYLEYLQLAEDLGALPIWVFNAGFSRNEQINPSDLGPYVQDALDGIEFAKGSPESKWGSVRAGLGHPKPFDLRYVAIGNEDCEFSNYQANYLKIHDAIRSAYPDIKLISNCDASVTPLKHPADLFDFHTYTTSKDLFSMSTQFDRTARSGPKAFVSEFAVWRKDAGNGSLLAAVAEAAFLIGLEKNSDIVDMVAYAPLFSNINDRKWIPDAIVFDSYQMYGTPSYWVQKLFVESSGATFLPSTLNTTSSNQLIASAISWKDSTENKNYIRIKVVNFGRGTETIDISIDGFPVGQQFGCTKTVLTSDNVMDENSFAQPTKVVPQTSSAVNVESKIQAILSPFSVTSFDFLIL is encoded by the exons ATGGCGTCTTGTTCTTCAAAAGCTTCATTACATGTCATGTTCTATTTCTTATTCGCcatttattttcttagttttgagCATTGCTGTGTTGATGCAAACTCAACCCTAATTGTTCATAATGCTACTACTGTTTCGTCAAAAACAATTCCAATTCCTGACACTTTCCTTGGAGTATTCGTTGAg GAGATTAATCATGCTTGTGCCGGAGGACTGTGGGCAGAACTTGTTCGCAATAAAG GATTTGAAGTTAGAGGCCCGAACAATACCTTGAATGTTTGGTCAATTATAGGAAATGAATCATTCATTTCTGTATCAATTAATGATAGCTCATGTTTTGAGCGTAATAAAGCTGCATTACAAATGGAGGTGCATTGTAATGATAAGAACCCTTGTCCAAGTGGTGGCGTTGGTATTTCTAACCCTGGTTACTGGGGCATG AATATCGAGCAAGGAAAAAGGTATAAGGTGGTGTATCATATTAAATCAGAAGGAGAGGAAGGAGACTTTAATTTTCAACTTTCATTCACAGGTGTTGGTGTTATAGAGGTCTCATCAAATATAAC GCAAGTTCCTGAAGATGGAAAATGGAGAAAGGTGGAGACAGAGGTGGAAGCAAAGGCTACGAATCACTATTCAAGTCTTCAAATAACGACAAGCAAGGGAGGGAGTTACCTGTTTGACCAAATCTCAGTCATGCCATTGGACACTTACATG GGTCATGGCTTCCGAAAGgatctttttcaaatggtggcaGATTTGAAACCAAAGTTTATGAGATTTCCTG GTGGCACCTACGTTGAAGGATATCATCTGCAAAACAAATATCAGTGGAAAGATACAATTGGAGCATGGGAAGAGAGACCAGGTCACAACAATGATATTTGGAACTATTGGAGTGACGATGGAATTGGTTATTTGGAATATCTCCAA CTAGCAGAGGACCTTGGTGCATTGCCCATATGGGTGTTCAACGCTG GTTTCAGCCGTAATGAACAAATTAATCCATCAGATTTGGGACCTTACGTGCAA GATGCCCTTGATGGCATTGAGTTCGCAAAAGGGTCTCCTGAATCAAAGTGGGGTTCTGTTAGAGCTGGATTGGGACATCCTAAACCATTTGATTTGAGATATGTTGCCATTGGAAATGAAGATTGTGAATTTTCCAATTATCAAG cAAATTACCTTAAGATACATGATGCTATAAGATCTGCCTACCCAGATATTAAACTCATCTCAAATTGTGATGCTTCTGTCACACCATTAAAGCATCCAGctgatttgtttgattttcat acTTACACAACCTCCAAAGACTTATTTTCCATGTCTACTCAGTTCGATCGCACCGCACGATCTGGTCCAAAG GCTTTTGTGAGTGAGTTTGCTGTATGGAGAAAAGACGCTGGAAATGGAAGTCTCCTGGCTGCTGTGGCTGAAGCTGCATTTCTTATTGGCCTTGAAAAGAACAG TGATATTGTCGACATGGTTGCTTATGCACCACTTTTCTCAAATATAAACGATAGGAA ATGGATTCCCGATGCAATTGTGTTCGACTCTTATCAGATGTATGGAACACCCAGCTATTGGGTGCAAAAGCTTTTTGTTGAGTCTAGTGGAGCAACATTTCTCCCCTCAACACTCAACACTACTTCATCTAATCAACTTATTGCATCTGCAATTAGTTGGAAAGATTCTACAgagaataaaaattacataagaaTAAAG GTAGTAAACTTCGGAAGAGGCACAGAGACGATTGACATAAGCATAGATGGGTTCCCAGTGGGACAACAATTTGGTTGTACAAAGACAGTGCTTACATCAGACAACGTAATGGATGAGAATTCCTTCGCACAACCTACCAAG GTGGTGCCACAAACGAGTTCGGCGGTGAATGTTGAAAGCAAGATACAAGCAATTCTCTCACCCTTTTCGGTCACATCATTcgatttcttaattttatga
- the LOC114194999 gene encoding protein ROOT PRIMORDIUM DEFECTIVE 1-like: MNFLHSPRHRFLSPFTLFTQRRWKKPTVSAQTRLEDRVRDPHFDKLMTHLKRLYHVLEIHQLMSTRKRAPFVSLTLMSRWRNILGLNVPVGSFLHKYPHVFHVFVHPFRKNTCCRVTKKMIELILLEGVVVRQQEMEAVKRVKKLLMMSVSGSLRLHALRMIRRELGLPEDFRDSILGKFSGDFKLVGLEVVELVDWDAELGLAEVEKWREREYTEKWLSEFEIKFAFPIGFPTGFKIERGFRERLKNWQRLSYTKPYERKEVVRVRTCGGIERYEKRAVAILHELLSLTVEKMVEVDQLAHFRRDLGIEVNVRELLLRHPGIFYISTKGKTLTVFLREAYRKGGLIEPNPMYEARRNMLNLVLLGCRKTRTLLAGDEAKEESNVVVCEVNEEGERQGDWVIPFLENCEESRCIGVLLSMLHECRLWLCG, from the coding sequence ATGAATTTCTTGCATAGTCCTAGACACAGGTTCCTCTCACCCTTTACCCTCTTCACCCAACGCCGATGGAAGAAACCTACCGTTTCCGCCCAAACCCGTTTGGAGGACAGAGTACGAGACCCCCACTTCGACAAACTTATGACTCACCTCAAAAGACTCTACCATGTCCTCGAAATCCACCAACTCATGTCCACCCGCAAGCGCGCTCCCTTCGTGTCCCTCACACTCATGTCCCGCTGGAGAAACATCCTTGGACTCAATGTCCCTGTGGGCTCCTTCCTCCACAAATACCCTCACGTGTTCCACGTGTTCGTCCATCCATTCAGGAAGAACACGTGCTGCAGGGTCACAAAAAAGATGATAGAGTTGATCTTGCTTGAAGGGGTGGTGGTGAGGCAGCAGGAGATGGAGGCTGTGAAGAGGGTGAAGAAGTTGCTGATGATGTCTGTGAGTGGCTCTCTTCGTTTGCACGCTTTGAGGATGATCAGGAGGGAACTGGGTCTCCCTGAGGATTTCAGAGATTCCATTCTTGGGAAGTTCAGTGGGGATTTTAAATTGGTTGGTTTGGAGGTTGTGGAATTGGTTGATTGGGATGCAGAATTGGGATTGGCTGAGGTCGAGAAATGGAGGGAGAGAGAGTACACAGAGAAGTGGTTGAGTGAGTTTGAGATAAAGTTTGCATTTCCCATTGGTTTCCCAACTGGGTTTAAGATTGAGAGAGGGTTTAGAGAGAGATTGAAGAATTGGCAGAGGCTTTCATACACTAAACCTTATGAGCGGAAGGAGGTTGTTAGGGTGAGGACTTGTGGAGGGATTGAACGGTATGAGAAGAGGGCTGTGGCTATTCTTCACGAGCTATTGAGCTTGACTGTGGAGAAAATGGTTGAGGTTGATCAACTGGCTCATTTTCGTAGAGACTTAGGCATTGAAGTTAATGTGCGGGAATTGCTGCTAAGACACCCTGGTATATTTTACATATCAACTAAAGGGAAGACACTAACTGTTTTCCTTAGGGAAGCATATCGTAAAGGGGGATTGATTGAACCGAATCCCATGTATGAAGCGCGAAGGAATATGTTGAATCTTGTACTCTTAGGATGTAGGAAAACCAGAACATTGTTGGCTGGTGATGAGGCTAAGGAAGAGAGTAATGTTGTAGTCTGTGAAGTGAATGAGGAAGGTGAAAGACAAGGAGATTGGGTGATTCCTTTCTTGGAGAACTGTGAGGAGAGTAGATGCATTGGCGTCCTCCTCTCCATGCTTCATGAGTGCAGACTCTGGCTCTGCGGCTAG